Proteins found in one Quercus robur chromosome 2, dhQueRobu3.1, whole genome shotgun sequence genomic segment:
- the LOC126712262 gene encoding tubby-like F-box protein 5, with amino-acid sequence MSLKAIVRELTKEIRDGIGSISRRRGGEDGKSSGRYCRRGKSHIAPDCSSSTSSSLTAAFVTIQEQQQQSRWANLPPELLLDIIQRVEASETAWPARKDVVACASVCRSWRDVTKEIVKTPEQCGSLTFPISLKQPGPRDAPIQCFIKRERATSTYHLYLGLSPALSSDTSKLLLAAKKIRRATSTEFVISLVQDDYSRASNSYVGKLRSNFLGTKFSVYDSQPPHDLSIQSNSRSHRRIRPKQVSPKVPAAGNYNVATISYELNVLRTRGPRRMQCTMHSIPISAIQEGGTAPTPMEFKNHHDEQCSLFSISKGKKPLVEFSSTSLAETLESTPNTRDSLVLKNKAPRWHEQLQCWCLNFKGRVTVASVKNFQLVAAAENHQNVPLAEQEKVILQFGKIGKDIFTMDYRYPLSAFQAFALCLSSFDTKPACE; translated from the exons ATGTCGCTCAAAGCGATAGTTAGGGAGCTGACGAAGGAGATTCGAGATGGAATAGGGAGCATATCGAGGAGAAGAGGAGGAGAAGATGGGAAAAGTAGTGGGCGTTATTGTCGGCGAGGAAAGTCTCACATCGCGCCGGATTGTTCATCGTCGACGTCGTCTTCGTTGACTGCAGCATTCGTTACGATTCAAGAGCAGCAGCAGCAGAGCCGGTGGGCGAATTTGCCTCCTGAATTGCTTCTAGATATAATTCAACGCGTCGAAGCCAGCGAGACGGCTTGGCCTGCTCGCAAAGACGTGGTGGCTTGCGCCTCGGTTTGCAGGTCTTGGAGAGATGTCACTAAAGAGATTGTTAAAACTCCTGAACAATGTGGCTCACTCACCTTCCCCATCTCACTCAAACAG CCTGGCCCAAGGGATGCTCCGATCCAATGCTTTATAAAGAGGGAAAGGGCGACCTCGACTTATCATCTCTATCTTGGTCTGAGCCCTG CTCTGTCTTCGGATACGAGTAAATTGTTGTTGGCAGCAAAAAAGATCAGAAGGGCAACGAGTACAGAATTTGTAATATCATTAGTTCAAGATGATTACTCTCGAGCAAGCAATTCTTATGTTGGAAAGCTGAG GTCTAATTTCCTGGGGACCAAGTTTTCCGTCTATGATAGTCAGCCTCCACATGACTTGTCAATCCAATCGAATTCTAGGTCACATCGAAGAATCCGTCCAAAGCAGGTATCTCCTAAGGTACCTGCTGCGGGTAATTACAACGTGGCTACTATATCTTATGAGCTCAATGTCCTCCGCACCAGAGGTCCAAGGAGAATGCAGTGCACAATGCATTCAATCCCCATATCTGCGATACAAGAAGGGGGCACTGCCCCTACTCCAATGGAATTCAAAAATCACCATGATGAGCAATGCtcattgttttcaatttcaaaaggaaagaagccACTTGTTGAGTTCAGCTCCACCAGCCTTGCCGAGACACTGGAATCAACACCCAACACAAGGGATTCTCTggttttgaaaaacaaagctCCTAGATGGCACGAGCAGCTGCAATGTTGGTGCCTAAATTTCAAAGGACGTGTTACAGTTGCCTCTGTTAAGAATTTTCAGCTGGTTGCAGCTGCAGAGAATCATCAAAATGTTCCGTTGGCAGAACAAGAAAAAGTAATACTACAATTTGGTAAAATTGGGAAAGACATTTTCACCATGGATTACCGCTATCCTCTTTCCGCTTTCCAAGCATTTGCACTCTGCTTGAGCAGCTTCGACACTAAACCAGCTTGTGAATGA